A single Anopheles arabiensis isolate DONGOLA chromosome 2, AaraD3, whole genome shotgun sequence DNA region contains:
- the LOC120897203 gene encoding omega-amidase NIT2-like gives MNRMARAGFRIALLQLKVGADKAQNIENALAKIRSAVADKGARVVALPECFNSPYGTQHFPAYAEEIPSGETSRSLAAIAKELGIYLIGGTIPEKCRMDSKLYNTCTVWSPEGSLLATYRKIHLFDINIPGGITFRESDVLTGGSTLATVAIDGAKVGLGICYDMRFDELARLYRNQGCDMLIYPGAFNMKTGPLHWELLARGRANDTQSYVATISPARDPAAGYVAWGHSMVVDPWAKVVAEANEEEATVVADVNLQTVDEVRAQIPIFSQRRTDLYATNALEQ, from the exons ATGAACAGGATGGCACGCG CCGGTTTCCGAATTGCTCTGCTTCAGCTAAAAGTCGGAGCCGACAAGGCACAAAACATCGAAAACGCGCTGGCCAAAATACGCTCCGCCGTGGCGGACAAGGGTGCTCGCGTGGTAGCGCTACCCGAATGTTTCAACTCCCCGTACGGTACGCAACACTTTCCGGCGTACGCGGAAGAGATACCGTCCGGTGAGACGAGCCGCAGCCTGGCGGCAATCGCGAAAGAGCTCGGCATCTATCTGATCGGCGGTACAATTCCGGAAAAATGCCGCATGGACAGTAAGCTGTACAACACCTGTACCGTGTGGTCGCCGGAAGGGTCCCTGCTGGCGACGTACCGCAAAATCCATCTGTTCGATATCAACATTCCGGGTGGGATTACGTTCCGCGAGTCGGACGTCCTGACCGGCGGCAGCACACTGGCGACGGTGGCCATCGACGGGGCGAAGGTTGGCCTTGGCATCTGCTACGACATGCGGTTCGACGAGCTGGCAAGGCTGTACCGCAATCAGGGCTGCGATATGTTGATCTATCCGGGCGCGTTCAACATGAAGACGGGCCCGCTGCACTGGGAGCTGTTGGCGCGGGGCCGTGCGAACGATACGCAATCGTACGTGGCGACCATTTCGCCGGCACGCGACCCAGCCGCCGGGTACGTTGCCTGGGGCCATTCGATGGTGGTTGACCCGTGGGCCAAGGTCGTCGCCGAGGCGAACGAGGAGGAAGCGACTGTTGTCGCCGATGTGAATCTCCAGACGGTGGATGAAGTACGGGCACAGATTCCAATATTTAGCCAGCGGCGCACTGACCTGTACGCGACGAACGCACTGGAGCAGTAG